The genomic window CCTCTCCAGTGAGGGAATACAACATCTATTCCTGATTCCTTTACAGTAGGTACGCTAGCAAATTCTCCCCCTAATCTTTCGTCGGCTGTTATGGCAATACATCTTAGGTCTCCTGATTTCATGAACTCTATTCCGTCAGCAGCTCCTGTAACTATTACTTCGTAGAATCCTCCTAGTACCCCAGGAATCAACTCTCCAGTAGATGTAGCAACTATATTTTTGTCAAATTCTGCGATATCTACCCCTGCAGTCTTCGCAACATTCATGATTGAAAGATGGTCATCATTACCTTTTCCAGGTGCAACTGCAACCACAACAGAACCGGGATCTTTTTTCAGTCTCTCTGTTACCTCGGTGATAGTTTTAATATCAGAGTCTCCCTTTACAAAATAACCGATCCATTCATTAGTCAAAGTAGCAACAGGTCTTAAATCATCTAGTTTCTGAGCTCCCTGTACTCCTAAAAGCTGGTTTAAGTAGATGTAAGCCGAATCCATTGCAACTATATGGGAATCTTTTCTCTGAATCAGAGAGTTCCAGGCGATAGATCCTTTTCCTCCAGGTTTGTTTGTTACAATGATATTTACTTCTGGTGCAATATTATTATCATCGATAACTTTTTTTAGTGCTCTTGCCGTAGCATCCCATCCACCACCGGGGTTTGCAGGTGCAATAATCTCAAGTGTTTTAGCCGTTGGAAAACTTTGTTCAGCTTTACCGGTGTCTTTTTTGCTGCCGCATCCTGTAAATGCCAGTCCCAAAATAAGAGCCAGTGTTAAAAATAGATTTCTTTTTTTCATAATTTGTCCCTCCTTTATTTTTTAAAAATATTCTAGTTTTTCAATCCTTAAAATTGATTCTTTTTACCTGATTCCATTCCCTTACAATTATTCTGTGTATGCTAAAAGTCTAAGGCAAACTCCTTAATATTTTATGGTAATTACCTTAAAAAGCGTTAAGAATTTAATTTTTACATTTCAATATAGGCTTTTGAATTCATCTAAAGTTGTTTTTGTACTTTTTCAGTTCGTATGAATTATAGATGAAATTAAAAAAGGTGTGGATCACACACCTTTTTTAGGAAAATATATTCTTGTTAATAGATTTATTTTATATAATTATTGAACTTATACCCAATTCCCCAGACAGTCTGAAAAAATTTTGGACTTTTAGGGTCATCTTCAAGTTTTTTTCTCAAATGACGCATATAGACCATGATGGTATTGTCGTCAACTATGGAATTGTTCCATACTTTTTCGTAAATTTGATCTTTTGAAAATACTATATTTGGATTTTCCATAAAAAACTTCATAAGCATTATCTCTTTTGATGAGAGAAAAACCTCTTTTTCATTTTTAAACAGCTGAAAAGTCTCAGTGTCTAAGGTAAAAGGTCCCTGGATAATTTTTCTTAAAGAGGTGTGAAAGTCTTTTATTTTATCCCCTCTCCTTAAGTGGGCTTTAATTTTTGCAACCAATAAAAATATACTAAAGGGTTTCGTTATATAATCATCTGCCCCCATTCCCAAGGCCAGGATTTTATCATTTTCACGTTGATTTCCGCTCAGGAAGATTATCGGGACATCATTCCCATCTGCTCTTATTTTTTTTAAAATCTGGAATCCATCGGTGTCACCCAAACTAACGTCAAGTATGATCAAATCGAAAGCCTGTAATTTTACAAGAGAGTCAGCTTCTTTTCCATTTTCTGCAGATATTATATCTATATTTTCAAGCTTTAGAGCCCTTTTTATAACCTTACATACAGCTGCATCATCATCTACCAATAAAACCTTATAACTGTTCAATTTAAAAGACCTCCTAATAATCATATTTTTTTTAATTTAAAGTGTATGATGAAATATGATAATATATATGTATACAAAAACAAATTAACACAATGAATAAATCGCTAACTATATTATATTACATATCTAACCTAATTGAAAGGAGAAGACTTTGAAAAAAAATGAGTTGAGATCTCTGTCGATAATAGCAATTATTTTTATCGCATTAATCGTAAGCAGAATCAGTTATCTTAGTTATGTAAAATATCAAGATACAATAATGACACAGCAGATAGAACATCTTATGACTATATCAAAATCCATAGGAAGAAGTCTGAACTTATACATTGGAGAAAAGGGAAAAGGACTAAAAAATTTGGCGGCTGACATAGCCCATCATATGGAAACTTCTCCAGAGGGACCTAACCAGGAATACATCCTAAGGGCCATGAAAAAATTTCATATTAATCAAAATGAGGAAGTTTCAAATCTAAATTATATGGAAGTTAAAAATAGATTTTTTCTAACCTATCCGAAACAAGATTTTATTGTGACCGGAGGGGATTTTTATGATGAAATAAGCTATGTCAAAGCAAGAAAAAAATCCTATATAGGATATCCCTATCACGACAGAAACGATACCCTCTCTATAAACATAGTCGAACCGGTTATAGTTGAAAATGAACTCTCGGGGATAATTTTCGGAAAAATAAAACTGGAAAACATGAATGAGCTTTTATTAAAACCTGTAAAAATAGGAGAATATGGGTATGCCGTCGTGAAAGACAGCACAGGAAAAATTTTGATGCACCCATCACATGCTCAGGTGGGAGATTATATTATCACATCTAGAAAGAAAAAATATCCCCATCTAGACTACAAGGGTATCTCTAGCTTATTTAAAAAACAGCTGACACAAAAAGAGGGGTTTCACATCTATTATTCATACTGGTGGCCTCAGGATACTTTGGAGCTCACAAAAAAAATTAATGTTTTTTCAAGGATCAATTTTTCAAGTGATTTCTGGATTGTCTCTGTTGTAACTTCCTACGATGAGATAAATAAACCCATAAGAGACTATCTTTACAGTAGTATTCTCATCTCTACAATAATAATACTAATATCTTCGTGTATAGTATTTTGGATTGTGAAAATAATAAAAAATAAAGAGGCCTATGAGATGGAAACCAATTATCTGAGAGAGCTCAATAAATCCACAGAAGAGCTCCGAAAAAAGGATGCTGAGCTCCATCACAGAAGAAAACTAGAAACCATAGGAACCCTGACTGGTGGTATCGCTCACGAATTTAATAATATTCTCACTCCGATCATGGGACATTCTGAGATACTTCTCAGAAATTTGGATCCTGATCTTGACAATTATGAAGACGCAGAAGCCATATACAACTCATCTAAAAGGGCTCAAGAGATCATAGATCACATACGCGTATTCAGTGGGGACAAAAATATAAAAATAAAATACAACATACTCCCTGTGAATAAGGTAGTGGAGGACGCTTTAAAGTTTTCTGAATTCATGCTCCCTTCTAATATAAAAATTGAAAAGGAGATCAAAGAAGACTGTGGTAATATCTATGCTAACGAAACACAGATTCACCAGGTCATCCTTAACCTATGTACAAATGCCT from uncultured Ilyobacter sp. includes these protein-coding regions:
- a CDS encoding tripartite tricarboxylate transporter substrate-binding protein, whose amino-acid sequence is MKKRNLFLTLALILGLAFTGCGSKKDTGKAEQSFPTAKTLEIIAPANPGGGWDATARALKKVIDDNNIAPEVNIIVTNKPGGKGSIAWNSLIQRKDSHIVAMDSAYIYLNQLLGVQGAQKLDDLRPVATLTNEWIGYFVKGDSDIKTITEVTERLKKDPGSVVVAVAPGKGNDDHLSIMNVAKTAGVDIAEFDKNIVATSTGELIPGVLGGFYEVIVTGAADGIEFMKSGDLRCIAITADERLGGEFASVPTVKESGIDVVFPHWRGIVAHPGMTDEEADYWETIIEKATATDDWKKIMENNSWLPYYKNSSETRKMWEKEFKVYKDLTDAVGLTK
- a CDS encoding response regulator transcription factor, which codes for MNSYKVLLVDDDAAVCKVIKRALKLENIDIISAENGKEADSLVKLQAFDLIILDVSLGDTDGFQILKKIRADGNDVPIIFLSGNQRENDKILALGMGADDYITKPFSIFLLVAKIKAHLRRGDKIKDFHTSLRKIIQGPFTLDTETFQLFKNEKEVFLSSKEIMLMKFFMENPNIVFSKDQIYEKVWNNSIVDDNTIMVYMRHLRKKLEDDPKSPKFFQTVWGIGYKFNNYIK
- a CDS encoding ATP-binding protein; translated protein: MKKNELRSLSIIAIIFIALIVSRISYLSYVKYQDTIMTQQIEHLMTISKSIGRSLNLYIGEKGKGLKNLAADIAHHMETSPEGPNQEYILRAMKKFHINQNEEVSNLNYMEVKNRFFLTYPKQDFIVTGGDFYDEISYVKARKKSYIGYPYHDRNDTLSINIVEPVIVENELSGIIFGKIKLENMNELLLKPVKIGEYGYAVVKDSTGKILMHPSHAQVGDYIITSRKKKYPHLDYKGISSLFKKQLTQKEGFHIYYSYWWPQDTLELTKKINVFSRINFSSDFWIVSVVTSYDEINKPIRDYLYSSILISTIIILISSCIVFWIVKIIKNKEAYEMETNYLRELNKSTEELRKKDAELHHRRKLETIGTLTGGIAHEFNNILTPIMGHSEILLRNLDPDLDNYEDAEAIYNSSKRAQEIIDHIRVFSGDKNIKIKYNILPVNKVVEDALKFSEFMLPSNIKIEKEIKEDCGNIYANETQIHQVILNLCTNACNAMKNTKDGMLKIKMDIVKYQNQKGSEENADFKREYIRISFEDNGCGIEEDIMEKIFDPFFTKKLSDKSSGLGLSIVQGIVTKHGGMIEISSKINTGSKFEVYIPKAKLNETIDSAQTQSSDISGKEKVLIIDDDKGIADMLKRGLNELGYSVSCIVQCDEILKKFTYIKENFDIVVTDLTMPEISGIQIAKKIKRNQPNVKIILITAYSDEPLEEYMKDKTLDDYLIKPVSAAQVSRSIRKIMEDNQL